GGGCGGCGGGTGCTGCTCACCGGCGGACGCGTCAAGATCGGGTTCCAGCTGGCCCTGATGATGCTCCGCGACGGCGCCGAACTGATCGTCACCAGTCGCTTCCCGCACGACACCCTGCGCCGCTTCGCTGCCGCCGAGGGCAGCTCCCGGTGGCTGGACCGCCTGCGGATCGTCGGGATCGACCTGCGCGACCCCCGCCAGGTGCTCGGCCTGTGCGAGCAACTGCGGAGCGAGGGACGTCCGTTGGACATCCTGGTGAACAACGCCGCGCAGACCCTGCGCCGCCCGCCCGAGTCGTACGCGCTGCTCGCCGCCGGCGAGCACGGCCCGACACCGGCGCAGGTCGGGCACGCGCCCGGCTTCCGCCCGATGCCGGCCCTCACCGCGGCCTGGCCGGCCGCGGAACTGACGGAGCCCCGGGGCGGGGCGACGCAGGTCGCAGCGGTCGACGGGTGGTCCACCGCGGTGGACGAGGCCGGGCTGCTGCCCGACCTCGCGCCGCGCAACTCCTGGTCGGCGCGGCTCGGCGAGCTGGACCCGGCGGAGGTGCTGGAGGCGCAACTGGTCAACGCGCTCGCGCCGGCGCTGCTGTGCGACCGGCTGCTGCCGCTGCTGGAGGCGTCGCCGCACCCCGCCCGGTACATCGTCAACGTGTCTGCCGTGGAGGGCCGGTTCGCGGCCCGCAACAAGACGCCGGGCCACCCGCACACCAACATGGCGAAGGCCGCGCTCAACATGCTCACCCGCACCAGCGCCGCCGACCTGGCCCGCCGCGGCATCCACATGTGCGCTGTCGACACCGGCTGGATCACCGACGAGAACCCCGCACCGAAGAAGTCCCGGATCGCCGACCGCGGCTTCCGCACCCCGCTGGACATCGTCGACGGCGCGGCCCGGGTCTACGACCCGATCGTCCGCGGCGAGGCCGGCCGGCCGTACGCCGGGGTGTTCCTGAAGGACTACCAGGTCGCCGACTGGTGACGCGTCGGGCGACCGGGCGACCGGGCCGGGCGATCGGGTGCGCGGGTCAGCGGGCGGACATCCGCAGGGCACCGTCCATCCGGATGGTCTCGCCGTTGAGGTAGTCGTGGTCGGCGACCACCGCCACCAGGCGGGCGTACTCCTCGGGATGGGCGAGGCGCTGCGGGAAGGTGACGGTGGCGGCCAGCCCGGCCCGGATCTCGTCGGAGAAGCTCGCCATCATCGGGGTGTCGACGATGCCGGGGGCGATGGTCACCACGCGGATGCCGAACTGGGCCAGGTCGCGGGCCGCGGTGATGGTCATGCCGGCCACGCCGGCCTTGGACGCGGCGTACGCGATCTGGCCGACCTGGCCCTCGAACGCGGCGATGGAGGCGGTGTTGACGACCAGTCCGCGCTGCCCGGCGCCGTCCGGCTCCTGGGCGGACATCGCCTCGGCGGCCAGCCGCATGACGTTGAAGGTGCCGATCAGGTTGACGTTCAGCACGGTGCGGAACAGGTCCAGGTCGTGCGGGCCGCGGCGGCCGACGATCCGCGCGGACGGGGCGATGCCCGCGCAGTTCACCGCCAGCCGCAGCGGGCGGCCGTCGGCGGCGATCCGGGCCAGTGCCTCGCGCACCGGCTGCTCCTCGGTGACGTCCGCACCGAGCAGGGTGACGCCGTCGGGCTGTGCGGGGGCGGACTCCACGGCCTTCGGCAGGTCCAGGCCGTAGACCTGGGCGCCGAGCGAGGCGAGGTGGGCGGCGGTGGCCGCGCCGAGGCCGGAGGCCGCGCCGGTGACCAGGGCGGCGGTGCCGGAGAGCTGCATGGGGGAAAGCCCTTTCCGATGGGGTGGTGACGAACCGTCGAACGGTGGTCGAGCAGGGTCAGCGGGCGGCGAACTGGCGGCTGATCACCAGGCGCTGGATCTGGTTGGTGCCCTCGAAGATCTGCATGATCTTCGCCTCGCGCATGTACCGCTCCACCGGGAAGTCCCGGGTGTAGCCGTACCCGCCGAGCACCTGCACCGCGTCGGTGGTGACCTTCATCGCGGCGTCGGTGGCGATCAGCTTGGCCACGCTGGCCTGCCGGCTGAACGGGCGGCCCAGGTCGCGCCGGCGCGCCGCGTCCAGGTAGGTGGCGCGGGCGGAGTCGACGGCCGCCGCCATGTCGGCCAGCAGGAAGCCCAGGCCCTGGTGGTCGACGATCCGTCGGCCGAAGGTGGTCCGCTCGTTGGCGTACGCGACGGCGGTGTCCAGGGCGGCCTGGGCCAGGCCGGTGGCGCAGGCCGCGATGCCGAGCCGGCCGGAGTCGAGGGCGGAGAACGCGATCGGCAGGCCCTGGCCCTCGGAGCCGATCAGCCGCTCCGGCTCCAGCAGCGCGCCGTCCCAGTACGCGGCGGTGGTGGGCACCGCGCTGAGGCCCATCTTCTCCTCCGGCGCGCCGAAGGTCAGGCCGTCGACCTGACCGGGCGCCAGGAAGCAGGACACCCCGTGCGGGCCGGGCGCGGTGCGCGCGAACAGGGCGTAGAAGTCCGCCTTGCCGCCGTGCGTGATCCAGGCCTTGGTGCCGGTGATCCGGTAGCCGTCCTCGACCGGCTCGGCCTTGCAGGTCAGCGCCGCCGCGTCGGATCCGGCGTTCGGCTCGGACAGGCTGTAGCCGCCGACCAGCTCGCCCGCCAGCATCTGCGGCAGCCAGCGGTCCTTCTGCCCGGGCCTGCCGAACGCGTTGAGCGGGTGGCAGGCCAGCGTGTGCACGCTGGTGGCCACCGCGACCGCGGCCCATCGCGCGGCCAGCTCCTCCAGGACCTGCAGGTACACCTCGTACGGCTGGCCGCCGCCGCCGAACTCCTCCGGGTACGGCAGGCCGAGCAGCCCGGCCTGGCCGAGCAGCTTGAACAGGCCCTCGGGGTAGCGCTCCTGCTTCTCGTGGGACTCCACCTTCGGGGCGAGTTCCTTGTCGGCGAGATCGCGGGTCAACGCGATCAGGTCGGCGGCTTCTTCGGTGGGAAGCAAGCGATCCACAGCCATGTTCCGGCTCCAAGCGGTACGCAAAGCGGTACGTCAGTACCGGAAAGCGTAGCGCAGTGGAGCCGGGCTCGGGCATCCCCGGAGCGGGCCGCGTCACGCACCGGGGCGGGAGTCTGCCGGGCTGCAAGGGCCGACTGTCATACTGGCCGGGTGATCGACAGCGCTGCCGGCCCCCGGCCCACCGGACGGGGAGCCGCCCGCCGCACCGCCCTCTTCGAGGAACTGGTGGATCTGTTCGTGGCCGAAGGCTTCGCGCAGTTCACCCTGGACGACCTGGCCGCCCGGCTGCACTGCTCCAAGCGGACGCTGTACGGGCTGGCCGGCTCCAAGGAACAACTGGTCCGAGCGGCCGTGGTGCACTTCTTCCGCAGCGCCACCGCCCGGGTGGAGGCCGCGCTCGCCGCCGAGACCGACCCCGCCGAGCGGCTGGCCGCCTACCTGCGCACCGTCTCCGCCGAACTGGCCCCCGGCTCGGCCCGGTTCTTCGACGACCTGGCCGCGTTCGAACCCGCCGCCGAGGTGTACGGCCGCAACACCCGCGCCGCCGCGCGGCAGATCCAGCGGCTGATCGACGACGGGGTGGCGGCGGGCGCGTTCCGCGAGACCCACGTGGCCTTCGCCGCCGACGTGATCAGCTCGGTGATGGTGCGCATCCAGCAGCGCCAGGTCGCCGCCGCCACCGGCCTGGCCGACGCCGAGGCGTACGGGCACCTGGCGGAACTGCTGCTGCACGGCCTGCTGCGCTGAGCCGGCTCACACCTGACCGGCCGCCCGCTCCTGGTCGGCCGCGGCGGGCCTCCCGGGCGTTCCGGGCCGAGCGGCGCCGGTGTCGCCGATGACGTCGCAGACCGGGCAGCGCCCGCCCTCGCGGACCTTGCCGCACTCCTCGCAGACCAGGTTGAGGAAGCAGGCGGGCTCGCCGCCCTCGCGTTCGATCGGCTCCATGCTCACCAGTGTGCCGCGCGGCCTGCCCGGCGCGATCGCCGGACCGTCAGATCGGGATGCACCGATCCGCCCGTCCTGGACACCGGCTGGCCCGGTACCGGCGCCGGCGCCCACCGGTACGGCATCCCCGACCCGGGCGACGACGGGCCGGACCGGCTGCGGCCGAGCGCCCTGAGCACGTCGAACGGGACCGCCGCGTTCACCCCCAGGGCCGGGCGGCAACCGGCTGGAGAGCCGCGAACAGGCGCACCGGGGTCCCGGGACCCCGGGTCCCGGTGGTCGCCGACCATCCGCGGGTGGCGGCCGCAGACCGCCGCCAGGTAGCGGCGGCGGCCCGGGTGGCGGCGCTCAGGGCAGCGTCACCACCTGCGCGGCGAAGCTCAGACCCGCGCCGAAGCCGACGAGCAGCGCCAGCCCGCCCGGGCCCGCCGCGCCCTCGCTGAGCAGCCGCTCCATCGCGAGCGGCACGGACGCCGCCGACGTGTTGCCGGTGTCGACCACGTCCCGGGCCACCGCGACCGAGGGCGGCAGCCGGAGCGCGGTGGCCGCCGCGTCCACGATCCGCAGGTTGGCCTGGTGCGGGACGAACGCCGACAGCTCCCCGGCGGACACCCCGGCCGCGGCCAGCGCCTCCCGGCCCACCCGCGGCACCGTCTCCACCGCCCAGCGGAACACCGTCTGACCCTCCATCCGGAGCGTCGGCCACGGCGGCGGGTCCGCCGAGCGCAGCGCCCGCCAGCCGTGCGCGTGGGCGATCGCCCCCGGGCGGGAGCCGTCCGCGCCCCACACCACCGGGCCGATTCCCGGCGCCTCGGCCGGGCCGACCACCACCGCGCCCGCGCCGTCGCCGAACAGGAACGCGGTGCCCCGGTCGGCGGGGTCGATCAGGTCGCTCATCCGCTCCGCGCCGACCACCACCACGTGCCGGCTGTGTCCGGAGCGGACCAGGCCGTCCGCGAGCGCCAGCGCGTGGCAGAACCCGGCGCAGGCCGCGCCCAGGTCGACCGCGCCGGCGCCGGTCGCGCCGATCAGGTGGGCCACCCGGGGCGCGGCGGGCGGTGACTGCTCCAGGTGGGACATGGTGGCGAGCAGGACGGTGTCGACCGCGTCCGGCGCGACCCCGGCGTGCGCCAGGGCCTTCACGGCCGCCGCCGAGGCCATCGACACCAGGGTTTCGTCCGGTCCGGCGAAGCGGCGGGCGGCGATCCCGGAGCGGCGCCGGATCCACTCGTCGCTGGAGTCGATCGCGGGCGCCACCTCCGCGTTGCCGACCACCCGGGTGGGCCGGTACGCCCCCACGCCGAGGATCCGTGCCCCCGCGACCGGCACGGACGCCCGCAGCAGGCCGGTCACCGGCCGGCCTCCACCCGTTCGTGCGGGGCGGCGGCCCCGGCCGTCCCGAACTCGCCGTCCAGGTACCGGCGCCGGGTCTCGCGGCGCTGCACCTTGCCGCTGGAGGTCTTCGGCAGCGAGCCGCGGCGCACCAGCAGGATCTCGTCCGCCTCCAGCCGCTGGTTCTCGTGCACGGCACGGCGTATCCGCTCGCGCAGCCGGTCGCCGCCGCCGCGCAAGGTCCGGCCGTCGGCCTCCACCACCAGCACCAGGCGTTCGTGGGCGCCGTCGTCGGCGGAGAACGCCGCCGCGCAGTTCGGGTGCAGGCCCGGGTCGGCGCTCTCGGCGGACAGTTCGATGTCCTGCGGGTAGAAGTTGCGGCCCTGACGGATCACCACGTCCTTGATCCGGCCCGTGACGAACAGCTCGCCGCCGTGCCGGAAGCCCAGGTCCCCGGTGCGCAGCCAGCTGCGGTCCTCGGTCCGGTCGGCCCGGCCGGCCCGGAAGGTCTGCTCGGACTCCGCGGGGCGGCCGTGGTAGCCGGCGGCCACGCACGGGCCGCTGACCCAGATCTCGCCGACCCGGCCGTCCGGCAGGGTGGTGCGGGTCTCCGGGTCGACGATCCGCACCAGGCTGTCGCCGACCACGGTGCCGCAGCCGACGGCGGGCACCGCCTGCGGGCCGTCGCCGGACGGCAGTTCGACGGCCCGGCCGGACCGCAGCTCCTCGGCGGACAGCCACAGCACGGTCGGCGGCCGGTCCTCCGGGCTGCCGGTGGCCTTCAGGGTGTTCTCCGCCAGCCCGTAGCCCGGGCACATCGCCTCCGGGCGGAACCCGGCCGGGGCCAGGGTGTCGGTGAAGAACCTGACGGTCTGCCAGCGCACCGGCTCCGCGCCGTTCGCCGCCACCCGCCAGGAGGACAGGTCCAGGCCCGGCGGGAAACCGCCTTCCGCCACCGCCCGCGCGCACAGCTCGTAGGCGAAGCTCGGCGCCGCCGCGTGCGTGCCGCCGAACCGGGACACCGCCTCCAGCCAGCGCACCGGCCGCCGGATGAACGCGTCCGGCGCCATCAGGTACGACGGGATGCCCGCCCACAGCGGCAGCACCACCCCGAACAGCATCCCCATGTCGTGGAAGAGCGGCAGCCAGTTCACCACCCGGGCGTCGCCCCGGCACGGCCACAGCCGGTCGGTCTCGTCCACGTTGGCGCCGAAGTTGGCGTGGGTGACCCGGACGCCCTTCGGCGTCCCGGTCGACCCCGAGGTGTACTGCAGCAGCGCCAGCTCCTCCGACCCGATCGGCCGGGGTCGCCAACTCGCTACCGCCGCCGGGTCGGTGCGCTCCGCCGCAGCGGCCAGCGAAGCGGGATCGTGCAGGGTCAGGCCCGCCAGCTCGGGCAGGTCGCCGAAGCGCTCCTCCAGATCCCGCTTCACCTCCGCCGTGGTCAGCACCAGCGAGGTGCCGGCGTCGTCCGCGATCGCCCGCAGCCGCGCCAACCCCCGGGCCCGGGAGGGCACCTGAACCGGCGCCGCCGCCACCCCCGCGTACATGCAGCCCAGCAGGTCCGCGACGAAGCCCAGCCCCGACGGGTGCAGCAGCACCACGCTGCGCCCCGCCGGCCCCAGCCCCGTCAGCCGGGCCGCGACCGCCCGGGCCCGGACGTCCAGCTGACGGTAGGTCAGCGTGTCGCCGACCTCCTCGCCGTTGTGCAGGAAGGCGTACGCCAACTCGTCCGGCTGCTCGGCGGCCCGCCGCGCCAGCACGTCCGGCAGGCTCGGGAGCGTGCGCGGCGCGGCCTCGCTGGGCAGTGCGCGCGCTGCGGCACCGCTCGGGAGTGCGTGCGCCGCGGCACCGGGAACGCGATCGGTCATCTCAGGCATCCTCATTCGCTACTCGCTGCGGGCCGGGCGGGTCCGGCGGAATCGATCAAGGGCCGACCGGAGCTCGACCGGGGCTCGATCAGGCCGCGATCAGGCCGCGACCAGGTGCACCGGAAGGCGGGTCAGGCCGTGGAACTGGTAGGAGCGCAGCCGCCGCGAAGGGCCGGCCGGGACGAACTCGGCCACCTGCTCCACCAGCGTGCCGAGCATCAACTCGACCTCCAGCAGGGCGAGGTGGCGGCCGATGCAGAAGTGCGGACCGCCGCCGCCGAACCCCAGGTGCGGGTTCGGGTCGCGGCCCACGTCGAAACGGAACGGGTCGTCGAACACCTGCTCGTCGCGGTTGGCGGAGGTCAGGTGGGCGACCACCTTGTCGCCCGCCCGGATCAGCCGGCCGCCGACCTCCACGTCACTCACCGCGGTCCGCCGGAACACCTTCGTCGGGGTCTCCCAGCGGACCACCTCCTCGGCGGCGGTGGCCAGCAGCGACGGGTCGGCCTTCAGGCGCGCCCACTGCTCGGGGTGCGCCATCAGGGCCTGCACGCCGCCCGCGATCGCGTACCGGGTGGTCTCGTTGCCGGCCACCGCCAGCAGCACGAAGAACGCCTGGAACTCCTGCTCGGACAGCTGGTTGCCGTGCGAATCGGGGCTGACCAGCCGGGACACGATGTCCCCGGCCGGGCAGCCGCGCCGCTGCGCGCCGAGCACCGCCGCGAACCGGCCCATCTCCTGGGCGGCGACCCGCGCGGCCACCGCGCCGCCGCCCGCCGGGTCGGCCTCCGCCGCCACGCCCTTCGACCAGGCGAAGAGCTTCGGCCGCTGCTCCTGCGGCACGCCCATCAGCTCGGCGATGACCGCGATCGGCAGCTCGGCGGCGACCGCCTCGACGAAGTCCACCTCGTCGCGGCGCAGCGCCTCGCCGACGATCCGCTCGCACTCGGCCGCGATCCGGTCGCGCAGCCGTTCGACCATCCGCGGGGTGAACCCGCGGTTGACCAGGCTGCGCACCCGGCTGTGCTGCGGGGCATCCTGATTGATCATCATCAGCCGCTGCATGCCGACGGCGACCTCGTCGTACTCCATCGGCTGGGCGCCGGCCAGCGCGGAGGAGAACAGCTCGGGCTTGCGGGCGATCCACGACACGTCGGCGTGCCGGGTCACCGCCCAGTGTCCGGTGGGCAGTTGCGGGTCGGGCTGCCAGTGCACCGGCTCCTGGCTGCGGAGCACGGCGAAGTCGTGGTGCGGCGGGGTCGGAACGTACCGGTCGGGGTCGAACACGTCGATCTCGGACGGTGCGTCGGTGTGCGGTGCCATGGGAATCTCCTCGGACGTACGTCTGCTGACGGTTGCGGCGGGCCCGCGGCTGCGGGGGCAGCGGCGGACGCCGTCGCGAGGTGCGGCTCGGTCGGTCAACGAGGGCGAGTGCGGTTCCGGTGTGACGGGCGTGTTTCAGGTCGGGCGGGTTTCAGGTCGGACCGGTCTCCGGTCGGGCGGGTCCCCGGGGCCGGCGGGTACCGGGTCGGGCGGGCGGCCGGGCTCAGCCGGCCAGGGCGGGGGTGCGGTCCTCGGCCAGCGGGCTGAGCCAGTCCTCGCCGAGCCGGGCCCGGGTGACCGGGTCGGTGACGCCGAGCCCGGGCCGGTCGGCCAGGCAGAGCACGCCGACCTTGCCGGTGTGGCTGTTGGTCTGGACGAGCCGGGCGGCCTCGCCGACCTCCGCCAGCGGGTACGAACGGGACACCACCGGGGCGAGCAGCCCCAGCTTGTACAGGCGCATCATCTCGGCCGCCTCGCCCAGGTTCATGCCGTGACTGCCGACGATGCGCTTCAGGTTCATCCAGAAGTAGCGGTTGTCGAAGGTGTGCTGGTAGCCGGTGCTGGAGCCGCAGGTCACCACGGTGCCGCCGCGGCGGGCCGCGATCACCGAGATGCCGAAGGTGGCCTTCCCGACGTGGTCGAACACCACGTGCGGGTCCTCGCCGACCTGCGAGCGGATCGCCCGACCGAGGCGCTTGGCCAACTCCACGGTCTCCTGGGCGGATTCGGGGGCCTTGCCGATGCCGATCTCCTCGCGGTTGATCACGAAGTCGCAGCCCAGCCGGCGGACCAGCTCCGCCTTCCGCTCGGAGTTGACCACCCCGACCGGGATGCCGCCGCCGTTCTTCACCAGCTGCACGGCGAACGCGCCCAGTCCACCGCTGGCGCCCCAGATCAGCACGATGTCGCCCTGCTTGATCCTGGCTCCCTTCTCGCTGACCAGCATCCGGTACGCCGTGCCGCCGCAGAGCGGGATGCTCGCGGTCTCCTCCCAGGTCAAGTGCGGCGGCTTGGCGACCAGTTGGCTGGCCCGCACCACCGTGTAGTGGGCCAGGCCGCCGAAGTTGGTCTCGTACCCCCACGCCTTCTGGTCGGCGCCGAGCATGCCGTCGGAGTGGGTCACCGGGTCCTGGTCGTCCACGACGGCGGTGGACACCGCCACGTGGTCGCCGACCTGCCAGCGCCGCACGCCCGCGCCGGTGCGCACCACCACGCCCGCCGCGTCCGAACCGATCACCTGGTACGGCTGGTCGTGCCGCGCCTGCCAGCCGCCGGAGCGGGCGAAGCGGCGCAGCGCGTCGAAGGTGGAGACGGGCTCGAAGGTCGCCGACCACACGGTGTTGTAGTTCACCGAACTGGCCATCACCGCCACCAGGACCTCGTCCGGGGCCAGCTCGGGCAGCGGCACCCGGCCCACGTGCAGGGAGCGGCGGACGTCCTTGTCCGCAACACCGCGAAACATCTCGACATCTTGCCGAAGCAAATGCGCTGCGGTGTAATCCTGCGGCAATGGAAGTCGCGCCAACTCCTCCGGCGGAGCGTTGCGCAGTACTGCCTCGGTCAACTCGTCCATCTGCATTCCCTCCGCCGCCGAGGGCGGCAATCAGGCAGGTCGGAAAGGCCGTCATCGACGCTACGTGAGGCCCGTCCGAACTGAGAACCCCTAACGCTCCGCGGGGCGGCAGGAGGAGCGAACTCGCTGGTCAGTGGCGCGGGTTCGGCGCAGTGAGGGGGTCGCACCCCGGTTCGCGGGCGCTCGGGGCGCGGTGGAATAGGGGTGGACCGGAATTGCCGGGGCTGCCGATACTTCACAGGGCGCGGCACCGCACCGGAATTCCGCGGCGCTGCGACCGAACGATCAACGCCCGTACGGAAATCGACCGCGGCAGCGCCGCCCGCCGAAAATCCTCTGAAGGGGTGTCACCGCCACCATGACGAGCCAGGAACAGTCCACCGCTGACGTGCGTTTCCACCACCCCGTGCCCGAGGGTGCGGTCGCCGTGGTCGGACTGGCCTGCCGGCTGCCCGGGGCGCCCGACCCCGAGGCGTTCTGGACGCTCCTGGCGGAGGGCCGCACCGCCATCGGCCGCCCGCCCGCGCACCGCGGACTCGACCCCGACCTGCCCCCGGCGGGCTACCTCGACCGGGTCGACGGCTTCGACGCCGAGTTCTTCGGCCTGTCGCCCAGGGAGGCCGGCGAGACCGACCCGCAGCAGCGACTGCTGCTCGAACTCGGCTGGGAGGCGCTGGAGTTCGCCGGAATCGTGCCCGCCGCCCTGCACGGCACCCGCACCGGCGTGTACATCGGCGCGATGGCCCACGACTACCGGCTGCTGCGGCACGCCGCCGACGCCCCGCCGCTCGGCCGGCACACCCTCACCG
The DNA window shown above is from Streptomyces sp. TLI_171 and carries:
- a CDS encoding beta-ketoacyl-ACP synthase III, producing the protein MTGLLRASVPVAGARILGVGAYRPTRVVGNAEVAPAIDSSDEWIRRRSGIAARRFAGPDETLVSMASAAAVKALAHAGVAPDAVDTVLLATMSHLEQSPPAAPRVAHLIGATGAGAVDLGAACAGFCHALALADGLVRSGHSRHVVVVGAERMSDLIDPADRGTAFLFGDGAGAVVVGPAEAPGIGPVVWGADGSRPGAIAHAHGWRALRSADPPPWPTLRMEGQTVFRWAVETVPRVGREALAAAGVSAGELSAFVPHQANLRIVDAAATALRLPPSVAVARDVVDTGNTSAASVPLAMERLLSEGAAGPGGLALLVGFGAGLSFAAQVVTLP
- a CDS encoding TetR/AcrR family transcriptional regulator, with product MIDSAAGPRPTGRGAARRTALFEELVDLFVAEGFAQFTLDDLAARLHCSKRTLYGLAGSKEQLVRAAVVHFFRSATARVEAALAAETDPAERLAAYLRTVSAELAPGSARFFDDLAAFEPAAEVYGRNTRAAARQIQRLIDDGVAAGAFRETHVAFAADVISSVMVRIQQRQVAAATGLADAEAYGHLAELLLHGLLR
- a CDS encoding SDR family NAD(P)-dependent oxidoreductase, translating into MQLSGTAALVTGAASGLGAATAAHLASLGAQVYGLDLPKAVESAPAQPDGVTLLGADVTEEQPVREALARIAADGRPLRLAVNCAGIAPSARIVGRRGPHDLDLFRTVLNVNLIGTFNVMRLAAEAMSAQEPDGAGQRGLVVNTASIAAFEGQVGQIAYAASKAGVAGMTITAARDLAQFGIRVVTIAPGIVDTPMMASFSDEIRAGLAATVTFPQRLAHPEEYARLVAVVADHDYLNGETIRMDGALRMSAR
- a CDS encoding cytochrome P450 codes for the protein MAPHTDAPSEIDVFDPDRYVPTPPHHDFAVLRSQEPVHWQPDPQLPTGHWAVTRHADVSWIARKPELFSSALAGAQPMEYDEVAVGMQRLMMINQDAPQHSRVRSLVNRGFTPRMVERLRDRIAAECERIVGEALRRDEVDFVEAVAAELPIAVIAELMGVPQEQRPKLFAWSKGVAAEADPAGGGAVAARVAAQEMGRFAAVLGAQRRGCPAGDIVSRLVSPDSHGNQLSEQEFQAFFVLLAVAGNETTRYAIAGGVQALMAHPEQWARLKADPSLLATAAEEVVRWETPTKVFRRTAVSDVEVGGRLIRAGDKVVAHLTSANRDEQVFDDPFRFDVGRDPNPHLGFGGGGPHFCIGRHLALLEVELMLGTLVEQVAEFVPAGPSRRLRSYQFHGLTRLPVHLVAA
- a CDS encoding fatty acyl-AMP ligase, which translates into the protein MTDRVPGAAAHALPSGAAARALPSEAAPRTLPSLPDVLARRAAEQPDELAYAFLHNGEEVGDTLTYRQLDVRARAVAARLTGLGPAGRSVVLLHPSGLGFVADLLGCMYAGVAAAPVQVPSRARGLARLRAIADDAGTSLVLTTAEVKRDLEERFGDLPELAGLTLHDPASLAAAAERTDPAAVASWRPRPIGSEELALLQYTSGSTGTPKGVRVTHANFGANVDETDRLWPCRGDARVVNWLPLFHDMGMLFGVVLPLWAGIPSYLMAPDAFIRRPVRWLEAVSRFGGTHAAAPSFAYELCARAVAEGGFPPGLDLSSWRVAANGAEPVRWQTVRFFTDTLAPAGFRPEAMCPGYGLAENTLKATGSPEDRPPTVLWLSAEELRSGRAVELPSGDGPQAVPAVGCGTVVGDSLVRIVDPETRTTLPDGRVGEIWVSGPCVAAGYHGRPAESEQTFRAGRADRTEDRSWLRTGDLGFRHGGELFVTGRIKDVVIRQGRNFYPQDIELSAESADPGLHPNCAAAFSADDGAHERLVLVVEADGRTLRGGGDRLRERIRRAVHENQRLEADEILLVRRGSLPKTSSGKVQRRETRRRYLDGEFGTAGAAAPHERVEAGR
- a CDS encoding SDR family NAD(P)-dependent oxidoreductase — its product is MTTFDAADLPDEAELAALERTVGRLRALPVDHPARLRVEHTAYSFVRDGRHQRRRDRRARAARVDAALLAATATGGTDRREDAPLPTAPGHLPIGELSRPQRCYVCKQHYRQVDGFYHQLCPPCAADHTARRALRTDLTGRRVLLTGGRVKIGFQLALMMLRDGAELIVTSRFPHDTLRRFAAAEGSSRWLDRLRIVGIDLRDPRQVLGLCEQLRSEGRPLDILVNNAAQTLRRPPESYALLAAGEHGPTPAQVGHAPGFRPMPALTAAWPAAELTEPRGGATQVAAVDGWSTAVDEAGLLPDLAPRNSWSARLGELDPAEVLEAQLVNALAPALLCDRLLPLLEASPHPARYIVNVSAVEGRFAARNKTPGHPHTNMAKAALNMLTRTSAADLARRGIHMCAVDTGWITDENPAPKKSRIADRGFRTPLDIVDGAARVYDPIVRGEAGRPYAGVFLKDYQVADW
- the ccrA gene encoding crotonyl-CoA carboxylase/reductase gives rise to the protein MDELTEAVLRNAPPEELARLPLPQDYTAAHLLRQDVEMFRGVADKDVRRSLHVGRVPLPELAPDEVLVAVMASSVNYNTVWSATFEPVSTFDALRRFARSGGWQARHDQPYQVIGSDAAGVVVRTGAGVRRWQVGDHVAVSTAVVDDQDPVTHSDGMLGADQKAWGYETNFGGLAHYTVVRASQLVAKPPHLTWEETASIPLCGGTAYRMLVSEKGARIKQGDIVLIWGASGGLGAFAVQLVKNGGGIPVGVVNSERKAELVRRLGCDFVINREEIGIGKAPESAQETVELAKRLGRAIRSQVGEDPHVVFDHVGKATFGISVIAARRGGTVVTCGSSTGYQHTFDNRYFWMNLKRIVGSHGMNLGEAAEMMRLYKLGLLAPVVSRSYPLAEVGEAARLVQTNSHTGKVGVLCLADRPGLGVTDPVTRARLGEDWLSPLAEDRTPALAG
- a CDS encoding acyl-CoA dehydrogenase family protein, with the translated sequence MAVDRLLPTEEAADLIALTRDLADKELAPKVESHEKQERYPEGLFKLLGQAGLLGLPYPEEFGGGGQPYEVYLQVLEELAARWAAVAVATSVHTLACHPLNAFGRPGQKDRWLPQMLAGELVGGYSLSEPNAGSDAAALTCKAEPVEDGYRITGTKAWITHGGKADFYALFARTAPGPHGVSCFLAPGQVDGLTFGAPEEKMGLSAVPTTAAYWDGALLEPERLIGSEGQGLPIAFSALDSGRLGIAACATGLAQAALDTAVAYANERTTFGRRIVDHQGLGFLLADMAAAVDSARATYLDAARRRDLGRPFSRQASVAKLIATDAAMKVTTDAVQVLGGYGYTRDFPVERYMREAKIMQIFEGTNQIQRLVISRQFAAR